The Vigna angularis cultivar LongXiaoDou No.4 chromosome 9, ASM1680809v1, whole genome shotgun sequence DNA window taacattgcttaatatgtttattttgtttgtttaacaattatatatattaatgttttaatttaagtaATCATGTTTCTGATATCATTACTAATTATAACTAATATGTActataataaatatacaaaataaatctaCTTAACCGATGATAGATAGCTTTAATTTTGATTCTAGAATACGAGATtcatcataattttaattttaaaaagtattttagtaggtagaaaaataaataaaatatttaaacttgaCCTCTAcagttaaataatataaaactagtaaatgtgattaaaataatattaaaaattttaaattatgtacttaaaaaatataactatttttatttctgtATTAAATTTATACAATGTTTACAGAAGTGATAAATTATTACAATCGTGCAGAGCGTGTATGCACGCATCACATAGTGAGAGTGGATAAGCGCATAACAATCTGTTCATTGATGTGTCGTTTTCGTGATATAGTATTAGCAATAATTTTAatcactaaaaaatatttaaaatttttatgacCAAAGGGAGTCAATCCTTTTGTTTGGTCACCACATCACAATATCATCCCACCACCGATACGGTATCTACGAACATTTTTCTATGTCTTGATAAATCATGAGATATTATTAACTCGCGAGAATTTTTTTCTCGAGAAAGTGAGCTTCATAATTTGCTTTCCATTTCTCTTTCTGCTCGTTTTGCGTGTCCAATCTGAATGccagtaaatttttttaatggaaaCAGTAAATGCATTTCTATATATGGatgcattattatttttatttattagtaaaaGTACGTATttgaaaatacattatttagttaaatatcaaaatttaatatttaataacaatttaCAACATAGAAAAAGTGTCACCCTGAATAATTTAACTATGATCAAGTTTGGAAAGTTAACTATAGCAAACAAAAAATagatgaatatttaaaaataaaacaatttattcttattgaagaaattgtatagtatgatttaattttgaaaatataaaaattgaaaagaaatgaactttagacttttgtatgaaaaaatgaatttaagaaGAATAAGgattttacttttatcattaataatgtttttgttggtTAGGGGAAAAAAAAGCAATTATATGAAACCTATTAAgattaaatatgcttttaactttatgttaaaattcaagttattttttttttaaattttgaactaatttagttcttttattttataactttgtaaatttaatatttttaataaaattttattaagtttattttatattttaaatgtactGAAAGTGAAAATGTgtcaaaatttatcaaaaattagttaaaaaaattaaatttatacattgGAGAACtaaattgatcttatttttcaattttcactaAGAATGTActgtaattatattattaaaacaaaaaaagaataatattttttataatcataagTGATTTTGAATTCTTGTGCTTTAAAGAAGATGTCTTTTTTGAATTCTTGTGCTTTAAAGAAGATGTCTTTCGTACCTGAGGTATATATGCACTTTTTAAAAACAGTAATGTtgtttatgtataaatataagatttgttatataaatatattgacatttttttattatacgaAACTCttgatattaaagaaaataaatgcattttaatttttaacgttagaatataaaaacaatataattggTGCAGAAGTTGCACGTGGTCGGTTTGTGCTTACCACAAAAGTGTCATCCAGTAGCTACCAAACCCAACCGTTcctatcaaaattaaaaacaccttAAATGCTCATATAAATTCCAagactatattttttttaattatttaatactaattttaattaatcttctaaattatttttctttcaattctcaatttctttattaataaagtattttgtattactttttcttaaaaattaagcattttaaaaaattataaatttaagtatatacGAAAGTAATTATCTTCTTCTTTCCATGGTTCTTTTCgtaaatatttttcactttttataagttatttttcttttaatttttttaaatctaattattttCGAAGTTCAGCGTGTTACAAATCATAATTTAGatctaatattaaatattaaactttatttttcttctttacaatgattaatataaatatttataaaaaaatattattttaaatgttttgaaattgaatttcctTTTGTTATGGAAACGAGACATCccgtttattaaatttatactgaCGGTGGTGTTATTAAAGTGATATatactatttaatatttgtgtagtgttattttgttaatgaattagttttaatagataataagttataataaattagttttaataagtaaaatgttatttatttttaaaaaaataacaaaaaattagtaatatttaaaataatgtaatgaaattgaaaaaaaatagtaagataAAAAAACCAtttcaatataatgaatattatactaaaagtgggaaaaaaatgaaagtgaaaaagaaaaagtttcttatttatttaaattaaactaaaagtCTGAGAGAGAATGTGGGACCCACTGGACCCAATTTGCTTTGTACCGTGTCCTTGTCAATCTTCAATAGCTTGTGGGACCCTATCCATTGTCTTCCCATTTTAAGGTATGTTTACATTTTGAaacttcaaataatatttttagtttcttattataattacaatataaaattattaattaatttgaattattaaagtCAAAGAGTTACACCGTGATATGATAAactaagattaaaaaatatatatttcattaaagttcgataattataaattaaaattattcgcATCTTCGTAATCTACcgttaaaaaaaatctcttgTTTAACTTTTATCgcgtgaatttttttttctttatcataatataattggtaagactaaaaaattatttaccaaaaacacaaaaaattgattaaaattcaATTGTAAATTCAATGCttgagtttaaaaatatatgaataacaGCTATTTTTATCgaaattatgtaatatttgattatttattatatctcttcctattttaatttctaatattttttttctttatttcttttagtcACCTTGACTTTCTTTTACACGAAAACAACTTTTCAGCATCACTTGTCACGTAAGAATTTTCAAAGAAGGGTCCAccttatttgttttaaaatatggaAACACGTTAATAAGTAGGTTTTTAATAACACGCAATAAACTATTTTgctaaaatcatataaaattattatagaaaGTAATACAATTGTACgtgtaaaatttaaagttaatatCACGTATTAATCTAAGAAATTTTATATCcgttaaaaaataaactttaaatttaaaccggtatattattcttattagtaaactaaacattaaaaaatatatgagaaaTTTGATaacgaataaaataatatgtttaataaaaattctttgataattattgtttaaaaaaataatagtagcaaaatacatttttactttCATGTAACACACAatacaaagataaaatgattataaatataaatttttatatttttaaaaaagaagaaaatgaaaaataaaaaaaagtaatattaaataaatataaaaatttatgtgtgtgaaaaaataattttttatatataaaaataataataatgatattttaacaattttttaacgTGATCTATCTATATGTTATATGTCgtttaattcaaaattactttataattaataataataataaatattaatatacaccaattataaaataacacgtgaaaaaaaaatattgaaacaagATAAGATGTCACATCAAGATGAATGGTTTGACTGTTTAGAAAAGCTATGGATGATAAACAATATGAGGACAACAGGGGATGAACTTTTAtgattcaacattattattgtggaaaatatacaagaaaaataaaactgagAACGTTGCCGTGTTTGGTAAGAAGGTAGTAAACAATACAGTGTCGTTGAGGAAAATTTTCAGACAGAAggtttgaattaatttttttattagcatTTATAACggagaaaaataataagtttattatttttatatatcaaaattactataaataaataataataaaaataaattttaaaaaatttaattttaggatagatatgtttttagttttgtttactgcttcaaaatttggaaatatatttattttcaaaattatatcaatttattttatattaaaatatttgataattgattttataaaaaatgtttatttattttaatttttaattttattatagttaatttATACCAAActaattttactctttttatttttgtggaaAGAGCTTACCAAAAAAGTGTacaaaatatctataatttaagttcagaattatttttaagaccCTCTAACGATAGGGACAACTTTAGGAGGGTCACGCTTTGGAATTTTGTATCCCTCAATGTGAACATATCACTTTTAGTGGTTattctctttctctcctttATCTTATCTTTCTAACGTGAATATTTTTACGATAAAAGGTTAAGTAACatggatatttttataatataaatatattattcctTGTCATTTAAATCATTTGTATGTTGAAATTGTGGTGACATTCCAAGtgaaatgaaaaatggaaaatgtctcttatacaaatatttataaaaaaaagatggtTTCTTGATCTAATCCTTAAATTTTAGTAAGATTTTTGTTATGTTTCATTTGAGTATTGTGATTATTTCAACATTCTAATTGGGATTTTAGTTATGTTTATGAggattttaatatttcataaatagGGTTTTGTGTATATCAAACAAGAATTagaattaaacatattttaaaatacatgtaaaaattatatcaaattaaaaataaaatttaaatctaataataattatttttactacactTAATCGTTTCAAATTAAAGCTTCAAAcgatttaaatatttatttcttcttttatcttttaatatattttctaaaaacatgGACGAATTTGTAAAGTAGACTATACTTACACCTTAATTATTATAAgagaaataaaggaaaaatatatttatactagATTTTGTCTCGACTCCATTAGaaactattaaaaattattatatgtatagatttaatatcaattatttttttcttttaataatctGTATTGACTTTCAATACTAAAAAATCACACTATATTTGTGAAATCATAACCTTATATagatttaatatcaattaattgtttcttttaataatcTGTTTTGACTTTTAATATGGAAAAATGACACTATATTTGAGAAATCATAATGTTGccttatataattaaaagacaAGACAAACTAGTAAGGACTTTGGTTACTAACCATAATTCCTTTGAACAAAGTTTATTTACGGAATAAACCAATATATAGTAAGTTTTTTCTAAAATTGTTAGTTAAAAAGATTAGGTTTAAAgtcataaaaaaagttttatttgtctattaaattaacaattttataatctgaaaaacattaaattttaatttggtaaataaaaataatagtaaaagacATTACTTTCCATTAAATCGATTccttcttaattaataaaaaaaagtgagacaTAGTAAAacaagtaatttatatttttcaacttaaatTATGATTTGTGggttaattttttcattttattttttaaaattatgattctCTATCACTTTATTTAgtgaatatttttatctttattttattgcaGCTAAGTGGAAAAGAACAGGCAGACGTACATACCTGACAAGGACAATAACCTACGCACCTCTCTGACCACACATTTAATTCACTTCACTTACTTTACTAACTCTCATCTCGCGAAAAACACCCAAAATATCGTACGGGAGAATGCCCCATATCGCACGGTGATAAAACGTGCATATCGCAATTGCAACGAATGGCAAGAACGGTAATACTTTCAAACTCTGGGGTCAAATTTATGGGACCCCTCCGATAAACTTTGTCGTTACCGGGGATCTCAACCCAGTTAAAGTCGCTTTCTCAGCAACTATCCACGCCTTTCCCCTACCCTCTACCTCCAATCTTCACCATCCAATATGCCAGGTTATCACTTGCGGAAACTGAGCTAAAACATCCAACGGTTGATGTCATAGAGTAGCTTGATGTCGCGTCAGCATAGGAAATTACCCCAATTCTGGAGCTGAAGGACAGCTGTTAGCTCGAGATTCCGAGCCGATTGTTTAGACAAAACCGAAGCCGGCTTAGCGGGTCCCGCAATTAACTGCACTTGTAATATAAGTGTTTTTGCTTCCCTGATAGCTTATTGACATAGATGGATAAGTACTTGGGCTTATCACCTCCACTATCTGTCGCCTCCTATATAAAAAACACCCTATTTCTGCAAGTTCAAATgacctctttctctctctctatatattttTGAGTTTCTAGAGAGAGAGCGAGTAGATTAGTCCATTTCCGCGAGGAGAGAGAAAGTGCAAGAATCGGAAGAGAGACAGGAGAGCGTTTGGTTTGTGATGTGTTAGCTTCTAAGGTTAGAGTTTCTCTCTTACATGTTTCCGAATCTGtagctttttgttttttttttattaaaaaaattatgctcTTTTTTTTAGGTTGAAACTTTTGGTTCATGCATCTTAGATTAAAGCTGCTTTGTTGATCGTGTAGGATGTAGATAGAGTCAAATCGTTTTCGTTTTCTCTTCGTTTGGCCACCGAAACCGCATCGTTTTTGTTTTTAGGTTAATTTTGGAAAATACTGAGGGTTTTTTCCTAAATAAATGCTTCTGGTTAGATGATTTCATTGACGGTGCGGATTTtgattattcttctttttatttttttattttttatttattttatgttctgTGGTTTACATGTCTGACCCTAGCtgctattatttttttttcttttattttttggttttgcaGATCTAGTTCACTGTTGTTCATTTCAGTGTGTATCTAATCGAGGACGAGGGGGTTCCGATGTCTTCTCTTAGTAGGGAATTGGTGTTCTTGATCTTGCAGTTTCTCGATGAGGAAAAGTTCAAAGAGACTGTGCACAAGTGAGGCtagtttgtaattttgttgggttatttttggtgttttatttattttttattttcttaccacattcattaattaactaaatttttttgggttaaaaaaataataggcTTGAGCAGGAATCAGGGTTTTTCTTtaacatgaaatattttgaGGATGAAGTGCACAATGGGAATTGGGACGAGGTGGAGAAATACCTCTCTGGTTTCACTAAGGTGGATGATAATAGGTATTCTATGAAGATATTTTTTGAGATAAGGAAGCAGAAGTATCTGGAGGCTTTAGATAAGTAAGCTCACCACTAATTCACATTTAGATTCTTTATTGACTCTGAGTCTTTAAATTACAGTGTTCTACTAGCAGACAAGTCTAATTaactgttttaaattttattacgtAGGCATGACCGGTCTAAGGCAGTAGAAATATTAGTGAAGGATTTGAAAGTGTTTGCTACTTTTAATGAAGAATTGTTCAAGGAAATCACACAGCTTCTGACATTGGAAAACTTTAGGTACCAATGCTAATTTTTACTGCTGTTTTCATGTGAAAAAGTTCTCTAAGAAGCAGCTAATGAGTTTCTGCTGACACAGGGAGAATGAACAACTGTCTAAGTATGGCGATACAAAGTCTGCACGAGCAATAATGTTGGTTGAGCTCAAAAAGCTCATTGAAGCAAATCCTTTGTTTCGTGACAAATTGCAATTTCCCAACCTTAAAAACTCAAGGTTACGGACTCTAATCAAtcaaaggtaatttttttttatgtccaagCATTGATTGCTTAGTATGGAACACATATTTGTGCTTTGAATGTGAAGTAACTTTCTTGTACCCAATGCAATCATTTAGTTAGCGTCTTAATTTACAATTGATGGGGATCATCTGCCATATTTAGATTTATGTTCTTATTGGTTTATAAAAGCTTGATGTTACTGTTTTTCAATCTTTTGCAATTTCCATTTGTATGTGACACTTATTTTCATCAAAATTAGTTCCATCAATCTGTATCTAGTGCAATGTGGTGCAATTTTTGACTGCATTATCTGCTTCTGTGCCTCCTTTCTGTTAAATTATAGATAATGCATTGCTGTGTTACGGTTTGTACCGAAGATACACTACTgactatttattaaatatcttCTACTAACAAAgaattgcttttctttttcttttaattacagCCTAAATTGGCAACATCAACTTTGCAAGAACCCACGGCCAAATCCTGATATAAAAACACTTTTCGTGGATCATTCATGTGGACAACCAAATGGTGCACGAGCTCCTTCACCTGCTAATAATCCGCTACTAGGCTCCTTACCAAAGGCTGGAGGATTTCCTCCACTTGGTGCACATGGGGTGGGTTCCTGAACTAATTTTATACCTTCTTTTGGTAACACGAGCATCATTTCATGTCTCTTATGTTTCAATTCTTATTTTTGGTGCTGGACCTCTCTGTGCTTCTTTTACAGCCTTTTCAACCTACTCCAGCACCAGTGCCAACACCCCTGGCTGGTTGGATGTCGAATCCAACCACTGTAGCACATGCTGCGGTTTCTGGAGGTGGAGCTATAGGTCTTGGTGCTCCGTCTATCCCTGGTATATTCACCAAGTCTTGGGGTGTTTTCATATTGTGATCGTATCTAATTTCTCTTTGACTCATAACATGTTTCATTGTCTTGTTAAGCTGCTTTGAAGCATCCTAGGACTCCCCCAACTAATCCTTCGGTTGACTATCCATCTGGAGACTCAGACTATGTTGCTAAGAGAACAAGGCCAATTGGAATTTCGGATGAGGTAATATGGCTATGCTTATGGACATAATTAGCAATTCATTGGTTGGCAAATTAAGTTTTGATCTCATGTATTCTGGTATTCATCACTTTATGCAGGTGAATCTACCTGTCAATGTGTTATCAGCAACATTCCCAGGTCATGGTCAACACAGTCAACCTTTTAACGCACCTGATGACATACCCAAGGCTGTTGTGCGGACTATTAATCAGGGGTCAGCTCCTATGAGCATGGACTTTCATCCAGTTCAGCAATCTTTACTTCTTGGTCTGCTGCTCTTCTAAGGCCTTTTAGTTGTTTTGTAAGTTGCATGTATTTGCTACCAAATTTCcatttaacttcttttttatgccatttttcagttggtacaaaTGTGGGGGACATTGCTTTGTGGGAGGTGGGTTCTAGGGAGCGGTTGGTTTCAAGGAATTTCAAAGTTTGGGATCTTAGTGCATGTTCAATGCCATTTCAGGTTGTCTCTTTACCTTTATACATGAATGTTCTTGATAGTAATCGGAGCTGAACCATAAGACTTGTAATTTTGTCATCTCTGAAGAAAAACTAATTATGATAATTTCAGGCTGCTCTTGTTAAAGATCCGGGTGTTTCTGTCAACCGTGTGATTTGGAGTCCTGATGGTGCTTTATTTGGTAagtttagaatttttaattCTTCAATGCTTGATTACTGATAATCATATTATATTTGTCTTGAGATGCCAACTGAACCAATCCGAAATGTCTGTATTTGTTCAATGAACAGGAGTTGCTTACTCAAGGCACATTGTTCAGATATACGCTTACCAAGGTGGGGATGAAATACGACAGCATTTGGAGGTATGAACTTGAATGGATAATGCATTTGCATATGTGCATCTTTTGTATTTGCTTACTTAATGATCCTGTTTTCTAGATTGATGCTCATGTTGGTGGAGTAAACGATCTAGCATTCTCCCACCCAAATAAGCAACTATGCGTGATAACTTGTGGTGATGATAAGACCATTAGGGTAAGTTTGTCAGAACGTGTGCTTGGTTTGTTGAAGTGGAGAGTTGAATGTGTTACtaactaaattttgtaattGAAGGTATGGGATGCTGCTTCGGGTGCAAAGCAGTATACATTTGAAGGTCATGAGGCTCCTGTTTATTCTGTCTGCCCACATTACAAAGAAAACATTCAGGTTCAAACTGACTTCCGAACCTTCAGGGATTGTTAATTGGGTTGGTTTCCTTGCTGACGCTCATTGCCTTGTGATGTTGTAGTTCATATTTTCAACAGCATTAGatggaaaaataaaagcatGGCTGTATGACAATTTAGGATCCCGTGTTGATTATGAAGCTCCTGGTCGTTGGTGCACTACCATGGCTTATAGTGCTGATGGTACAAGGTATGTACTCTCAACAATGGATCCTTCTACTGTGCTAAATCTTGTTGCTTAGTTGAGTTATATTTCCTTTTCATCACCCAATGTTCAAAATTGGCTATGAATGTATGCAACAGGCTCTTTTCATGTGGGACTAGCAAAGATGGAGAGTCCTCGATTGTTGAGTGGAACGAGAGTGAAGGAGCTGTGAAAAGGACTTATCAAGGATTTCGTAAGCGATCTTTGGGTGTTGTGCAATTTGATACTACCAAAAATCGTTTTTTGGCTGCTGGTGATGATTTCTCCATCAAATTCTGGGATATGGATAATGTTCAGCTTTTGACAACTGTTGATGCTGATGGGGGTCTCCCTGTAAGTTAATTATCTTATTGAAAGTTGGAGAGCTAGCCTCTAGAAATTATAGTTTTTTGCTAATTGTTGCCTGATCTACACTATAGGCAAGCCCCCGTATTCGTTTCAACAAGGATGGAGCACTTTTAGCTGTCTCCACAAATGACaatggaatcaaaattttggcCAATGGGGATGGCATACGTTTGTTGCGCACATTAGAGAATTCTTTGTATGATGCTTCAAGAGCATCAGAAGCCTTGACAAAGGTATAGATTGATAGTGTTATACTTTGCgcatttcttatttatttttaataaaacctaatctaacaCAATGTTTGTGGCAGCCTACAATTAATCCAATTTCTGCTGCTGCTGCCGCAGCTGCTGCAACGAGTGCTGCACTGGCAGAGAGGGCTTCATCTGTAGTAGCTATTACTGGAATGGTTTGTGATCTTGTCTTTGTAAATCAGTGGGACTCGTAATTTATTTGCTTGATACTTGTACtgttctttttaatgtttattttattgttcaaCTTGCACTTCTTAATAGTGCATATTCTTCATCAGTTATTGGAAAATAGGAAATATCATACTTGTTGTGATTTATGATAACTATCATTTGTTAACTGTCAATTTCATCTCGTCAGAATGGGGATACCAGAAACATGGGTGATGTTAAACCCAGAATAAGTGAAGAATCGAATGACAAGTCAAAGGTATGGAAGCTCACTGAAATCAACGAACAATCTCAATGTAGATCCTTGAAGCTACCAGAGAATGTAAGAGTTACTAAGGTATGTTACTTCAATTTTATTGTATACTTTACTTCAATTTTATTGTATACCCTCCATAGAAATTTAGTAACAAACTTATTGCAGCTTTACAAACGTTTTAATGATTAGATGTGTTATCTCTAACCCATTTTAGTCCACAATTCTATGGGAAATACCCTTTTAAAATTGAGTTCATCAGCCCTTAATTTAATCTCCAGTGAACATAATCTTTATCAGTAGATTTTGGATACACCCTCGGTTGCTTACTTTAGAAGTGCCTTTTTCTATGATCTGGTAACACTAGTATCTTACGGACTTGGGTTATGCAACTAAGGAGAATTGTGGATTTCTTGCTTCCATGTAGTTTGGCAGGAAATGTTCTCCTATTCATGTAAATTTTGTAATGAGCCAAACTCATGTTTCTAGTTTGTATTACCATCTTACATAGAACCTATTTTTCTGTCTTGATGCATAAATGGTGAAATAATCCTTAAGTATTTTACAAAACTATTTTCTCTAAATATGGCTATGAATaaggtatattttaaaaaagtgattGGACAATTGTGACCTTCATTCTTGTGATGTTTCTCTGGCCAAATCTCCATGACggaaattgtgatttttttgaCAGATATCAAGGTTGATATATACAAATTCGGGTAACGCTATTCTTGCATTAGCATCAAATGCTATTCACCTGCTGTGGAAATGGCAGCGAAATGAGCGCAATTCATCTGGCAAGGTGTGAGAACATGTGATTTTTCTTATGTCAGACTATTCTCTATTCAGAAATTGATACTGGGAATTGCACTCCTTTTTGATGTTGATAACTCATCCTGTAGGCCACTGCTACCTTGCAACCTCAGTTGTGGCAACCTTCTAGTGGCATCCTGATGACCAATGACATTGCTGATAGCAATCCTGAGGATGCTGTACCCTGCTTTGCATTGTCCAAAAATGATTCATACGTAATGTCTGCATCAGGAGGGAAGATATCTCTGTTCAATATGATGACCTTTAAGGTAAACTATTAGCGTAGTCATTATTCAAGACCATGTTTTGGAATTATGCTAATGAACCAATTTCAATCTTCTTGGCTAAGTGCAGACTATGACAACGTTCATGCCTCCACCACCTGCGGCAACCTTTCTTGCTTTCCATCCTCAGGATAACAATATTATTGCTATAGGCATGGATGACTCCtctattcaaatatataatgtCCGTGTTGACGAGGTAACAGAGCTGTCTGTATGTGAACAGTTTGTACTCATGGTTTGAGATCTTTTGTTGTTAATGAACAGTTCTTTTGCAGGTTAAAAGTAAACTCAAAGGCCATACTAAAAGAATTACCGGTCTTGCTttctctcatgtattgaatgtATTAGTTTCATCTGGAGCAGATGCTCAGGTAATAATTGCTTATTGTAATCTCTCTTCAGAATTtggtttttctattattcaatTGCATAAAAGAATTTGTAGATT harbors:
- the LOC108320594 gene encoding topless-related protein 1 isoform X2; amino-acid sequence: MSSLSRELVFLILQFLDEEKFKETVHKLEQESGFFFNMKYFEDEVHNGNWDEVEKYLSGFTKVDDNRYSMKIFFEIRKQKYLEALDKHDRSKAVEILVKDLKVFATFNEELFKEITQLLTLENFRENEQLSKYGDTKSARAIMLVELKKLIEANPLFRDKLQFPNLKNSRLRTLINQSLNWQHQLCKNPRPNPDIKTLFVDHSCGQPNGARAPSPANNPLLGSLPKAGGFPPLGAHGPFQPTPAPVPTPLAGWMSNPTTVAHAAVSGGGAIGLGAPSIPAALKHPRTPPTNPSVDYPSGDSDYVAKRTRPIGISDEVNLPVNVLSATFPGHGQHSQPFNAPDDIPKAVVRTINQGSAPMSMDFHPVQQSLLLVGTNVGDIALWEVGSRERLVSRNFKVWDLSACSMPFQAALVKDPGVSVNRVIWSPDGALFGVAYSRHIVQIYAYQGGDEIRQHLEIDAHVGGVNDLAFSHPNKQLCVITCGDDKTIRVWDAASGAKQYTFEGHEAPVYSVCPHYKENIQFIFSTALDGKIKAWLYDNLGSRVDYEAPGRWCTTMAYSADGTRLFSCGTSKDGESSIVEWNESEGAVKRTYQGFRKRSLGVVQFDTTKNRFLAAGDDFSIKFWDMDNVQLLTTVDADGGLPASPRIRFNKDGALLAVSTNDNGIKILANGDGIRLLRTLENSLYDASRASEALTKPTINPISAAAAAAAATSAALAERASSVVAITGMNGDTRNMGDVKPRISEESNDKSKVWKLTEINEQSQCRSLKLPENVRVTKISRLIYTNSGNAILALASNAIHLLWKWQRNERNSSGKATATLQPQLWQPSSGILMTNDIADSNPEDAVPCFALSKNDSYVMSASGGKISLFNMMTFKTMTTFMPPPPAATFLAFHPQDNNIIAIGMDDSSIQIYNVRVDEVKSKLKGHTKRITGLAFSHVLNVLVSSGADAQICVWNTDGWEKQKSRFLQLPPGRTPPAQSDTRVQFHQDQIQFLVVHETQLAIYEATKLEGLKQYYPRDSSAPISHATFSCDSQLIYASFLDATICVFSASNLRLRCRVNPSAYLPASVSSNVQPLVIAAHPQEPNQFAVGLSDGGVHVFEPLESEGKWGVPPPIENGSASNVAATSVGPSSDQAQR
- the LOC108320594 gene encoding topless-related protein 1 isoform X1, whose translation is MSSLSRELVFLILQFLDEEKFKETVHKLEQESGFFFNMKYFEDEVHNGNWDEVEKYLSGFTKVDDNRYSMKIFFEIRKQKYLEALDKHDRSKAVEILVKDLKVFATFNEELFKEITQLLTLENFRENEQLSKYGDTKSARAIMLVELKKLIEANPLFRDKLQFPNLKNSRLRTLINQSLNWQHQLCKNPRPNPDIKTLFVDHSCGQPNGARAPSPANNPLLGSLPKAGGFPPLGAHGPFQPTPAPVPTPLAGWMSNPTTVAHAAVSGGGAIGLGAPSIPAALKHPRTPPTNPSVDYPSGDSDYVAKRTRPIGISDEVNLPVNVLSATFPGHGQHSQPFNAPDDIPKAVVRTINQGSAPMSMDFHPVQQSLLLVGTNVGDIALWEVGSRERLVSRNFKVWDLSACSMPFQAALVKDPGVSVNRVIWSPDGALFGVAYSRHIVQIYAYQGGDEIRQHLEIDAHVGGVNDLAFSHPNKQLCVITCGDDKTIRVWDAASGAKQYTFEGHEAPVYSVCPHYKENIQFIFSTALDGKIKAWLYDNLGSRVDYEAPGRWCTTMAYSADGTRLFSCGTSKDGESSIVEWNESEGAVKRTYQGFRKRSLGVVQFDTTKNRFLAAGDDFSIKFWDMDNVQLLTTVDADGGLPASPRIRFNKDGALLAVSTNDNGIKILANGDGIRLLRTLENSLYDASRASEALTKPTINPISAAAAAAAATSAALAERASSVVAITGMNGDTRNMGDVKPRISEESNDKSKVWKLTEINEQSQCRSLKLPENVRVTKISRLIYTNSGNAILALASNAIHLLWKWQRNERNSSGKATATLQPQLWQPSSGILMTNDIADSNPEDAVPCFALSKNDSYVMSASGGKISLFNMMTFKTMTTFMPPPPAATFLAFHPQDNNIIAIGMDDSSIQIYNVRVDEVKSKLKGHTKRITGLAFSHVLNVLVSSGADAQICVWNTDGWEKQKSRFLQLPPGRTPPAQSDTRVQFHQDQIQFLVVHETQLAIYEATKLEGLKQYYPRDSSAPISHATFSCDSQLIYASFLDATICVFSASNLRLRCRVNPSAYLPASVSSSNVQPLVIAAHPQEPNQFAVGLSDGGVHVFEPLESEGKWGVPPPIENGSASNVAATSVGPSSDQAQR